TTTTCCCGTCAGCATCTGTGAAAGTTATCTTTGCTCCTGTCATTGTGATTGCTTCAGTTGTTGCAATGAATGTGTTGGGGACTGTTATGACTTCGTCTCCTTCTCCGATGCCGAATGCCTTAAGGGAGAAATAGAGAGCATCTGTGCCGTTTCCTACGCCGACCGCATATTTTGCTCCGCAGAAGGAAGCGAATCTCTGCTCGAACTCTTCTGCTTCTTTGCCAAGTATGAAGCTGCCGGCTTCTATGACGGAATTTACAGCTTCGTTGATTTCCCTGCGAATGGAGTTATACTGTGCCTTAAGGTCAACAAATGGGACTTTCATTTTATTCTCGATCATTTAAAAATAAAAATATCATTTTTTATATAACATATCATAGAATATTTGAAGTCATAAAATATTTGATAGATGGACAATTTTTTAGAAGCAACTTTTGAGGAGCGGCAATGATAAATATCGCAGTGGCAGGATGCGGTTACTGGGGACCCAATCTCATCAGAAACTTTATAGAGAACAGGGATTGCCGGGTCACTCACTGCTGTGACAGTTCGAAAGACAGCGTAGATAAAGTAATAAGAAGCTATCCATCTATTAATGGAGTGAATGATTACGGGGAAATAATCTCATCTCCCGGGATCGATGCTGTGGTAATAGCCACTCCCGTAAAAACCCATTTTGAGCTTTCGAAAAAAGCGCTTATGTCAGGAAAGCATGTGCTTGTGGAGAAACCTCTCGCATTCACATCCGGCGAGGCAATGGAGCTTATCGAGCTCTCTGAGAAAATGGGGAAAGTCCTCATGACAGGACATACATTCGAATTTAATCCTGCCGTAAGGATGCTAAAGGATATAATCCGGTCAACTGCGGTGGGGAGCCCGCTTTACTTCTATTCAACACGGGTGAACCTCGGGATAATAAGGGATGACATAAATTCTATGTGGAACCTTGCACCCCATGACATATCAATCCTCATATATCTTATGGAAGAATTCCCTGTCGCTGTCTCGGCTTTCGGCAAGTCGTTCATCCAGAAAGGGATTGAAGACGTAGTCTTTATGTATATTGAATTTCCGTCAGGGACGGTTGCGCACGTTCATACGAGCTGGCTTGATCCTTCCAAAGTAAGGAAGCTCACAGTCGTATGTGAAAAAAAGATGGTCGTATATGATGATGTTGACAATGAGGCGAAGCTTAAGATTTATGATAAAGGCTTTGAGACAAAACTTGCAACGGACGGTGGAATCAGGGATTACATAATCCGCCCCAGAGCAGGCGCAATATTCATTCCTAAGGTCGACAACACAGAGCCTTTGAAGATCGAGTGCTCCCATTTTATTGAGTGCATAATGGGCGGTAAAAAGCCTTTGACTGACGGATTAAACGGCATGCGCGTTGTAAATGTCCTTGAGACAGCAGGTGAGTCTCTCAGAGATGGCGGAGTAAGGAAGGAAACTAATTGGAAGAGGCTCGCCCTCTAAAACATATATGATAAGCAAAACAGCTATTATTCATCCCAATGTCAGGCTTGGCAGCAATTGCACAATCGAGGACTTTGCAGTTATTGGTTCTCTGCCAAGTGGTGTTGATGAAAAGAAGCGGAGCGCTGATGAAAGAAAGCTTGAGACAATCATCGGCGACAATGCCCTCATAAGGTCCCACACAGTTATTTATGCGGGGAACAAGATAGGTGATAATTTCCAGACTGGCAATAAAGCCAACATAAGAGAGTTAAATGAGATAGGTGATAATGTCAGCATCGGCACTCTCTCGGTCATTGAACATCATGTTAAAATAGGAAACAACGTCAGGATACATTCGCAAGCATTTATCCCTGAGTTCACTGTCTTAGAAGACGAGTCATGGATTGGCCCCAATGTTGTTTTTACAAATGTCCTCCATCCCCTTTGCCCGAAGGCCAAGGAGTGCATCAAGGGAGCTACTGTAAAAAGATGCGCCAAGATAGGCGCCAATTCTACAATTTTACCTGACATAGTGATCGGCGAAGGTTCGTTGATCGGAGCAGGTTCAGTTGTCACAAAAGATGTCCCTCCTTTCAAAGTCGCTGCCGGCAATCCGGCAAAAGTCATAAAGGATGTAAACGAGCTGAAGTGCCCTTATGATTTACTCAGCAGTCATGATCAAGAGAATGATCAAGAACATGATCAAAAGCATGATGAAAAACATGAGAAGTGAGCTTTCTCCAAATCAGTCATGTTGAACACCGATATTCTGATTGCCGGCGCAGGCATCGTGGGGCTTTCCGTTGCACGCGAGATTGCCGCCAGATACCCGGATATCACGATCACGATTCTGGAAAAAGAGCCGACTCTTGCACGCCATGCAAGCGGAAGGAACAGCGGCGTTCTTCATGCGGGTTTCTATTATTCCCCTGACAGCCTTAAGGCTAAGTTTGTGGTTGATGGGAACAGGCTTCTCACTCAATATTGTCTTGAAAACGGTCTTTCAATAAACAGATGCGGCAAGGTAGTAGTCGCAAAAAACGAAAATGAAATCGAATCCTTATATGAATTGAAAAGACGGGGCGACAGCAACGGAGTTGCGATAGAAATTGTTGATGAAGCAGGGTTAAGCGAGCTTGAGCCTAATGCGAAGACGGTTGAGAAAGCATTATATTCCCCTTCAACTTCAACCATTATTCCCTCAGAGGTTGTAGAATGCATCGGCAGCAGTCTTATGAAGAAAAAAAATGTCCGGATTCTTTTTAATGAAAGACTTCTAAAAAGAAATGGCAGCGCTTCAATAACAACTAATTCCCAAAAGATAACATTCAGTCATTTAATAAACACGGCAGGGCTCTATGCGGATAAGGTAGCTCACGAATTCGGTGCAGGTATGAAATATTCGCTCATCCCTTTCAAGGGACTCTATCTGGAATATGAATCTCCTGACCTCATAAGAAAGCATATATATCCGGTCCCTGATATAGACAATCCATTTCTTGGCATGCATTTCACAAAGTCAGCGGACGGGCATGTAAAAGCCGGACCTACTGCAATACCGGCATTCTGGCGTGAGAATTATTCAGGGCTTTCCAATTTCAGCCTTTCAGAGGCTCTGGAGATCCTTCCGGTTGAGGCTAAACTTTTTGCCCATAACAGTTTCAATTTCAGGAAGATTGCCTTTGAAGAGTTGAGGAAGTATTATAGAAAAAACTTTATAAGCCTTGCATCACGCCTCGTAAAGACGATAGATGAAAGAAAGTTTGGGCGCTGGCTTACACCCGGAATAAGGGCTCAGTTGTATAATCGCAAGCAGTGCAGGCTTGAAATGGATTTTGTCGTTGAAGAGGCTGAGAACTCGACTCATGTTTTAAACGCAGTTTCACCGGCTTTTACGTGCGCTTTTTCATTCAGCAGGTTTGTAGCTGATGAAGTGGAGAAAAGGTTGAATAAAAAAAGGTAACATGGTAGAAATCTAACTTAATAAAATAATAAGACAACAGCTACTTAAAGGACAAATAATCTTATGGCAAAAAAAGCACTTATTACAGGTATCACCGGACAGGATGGAGCCTATTTATCGAAACTGCTCCTTGAAAAGGGATATGAAGTTTACGGTGCGTTCAGGAGAACTTCTGACCTCCATCTGGAGAGACTGAAATTCCTTGGTATTGATAAGCAGATCAATTATGTCCCTTTTGAACTTCTGGAGTTTACGAATATATACCGCACAATTGAGAAGCTTCAGCCTGCTGAGATTTATAATCTTGGAGCACAGAGCTTTGTTGCGCTGTCTTTCGAGGAGCCCATATTCACTTCAGATGTGACAGGCATCGGACCACTGCGCGTGCTTGAGGCGATAAGAGCCGTAAACCCTAAGATAAAATTCTATCAGGCTTCGTCGAGCGAGATGTTCGGAAGGGTTCAGGAAGTTCCTCAAAACGAGAAGACCCCCTTCTATCCCAGAAGCCCTTATGCGGTTTCAAAGGCGTTTGGGCATCACATCACTGTTAATTACCGTGAGTCTTACAAACTTTTTGCCTGCTCAGGGATACTTTTTAACCATGAGTCCCCGCTCAGAGGGTTTGAGTTTGTGACAAGGAAGATAAGCTATGGCATTGCGAAAATAAGGTGCGGGCTTGAGAAACAGATAGTGTTGGGGAACATTGATGCCAAAAGGGACTGGGGATATGCTCCGGAATATGTAGATGCCATGTGGAGAATGCTTCAGCAGAAAACTGCAGATGATTATGTCGTCGCAACAGGCGAGACTCATTCAGTAAGGGAGTTTATTGAATTTGCGTTCAAGCATATTAATATTAATATTGTTTGGAAGGGTAAAGGCGTTAACGAAAAAGGAATTGATAAAAAGACCGGCAAAGCGGTTGTAGTGCTTTCTCCGGAATTTTTCAGACCAGCAGAGGTCGATCTCCTCATAGGTGATTTTTCCAAGGCGAAGAACAAACTGAAATGGTCTCCAAAAACCAAGTTTGAAGAGCTTGGAAGGATAATGGTTGAAAGCGATATAAAAAGGATTGAGAACGAACGGCGCTGAAAAAGCAGTTAACTTAGCAGAACGGATCCTGAAGAATGCCAAAACTGTTTTGAAAAGAAAATAATTGCGGAAAGAATCTTATAATAAATTCCAGTTTTCCCCTGAATATCTCTTCCTTACAAAATTCTCTGCCTATACGCTTACGGAAAAACTTAAAGTTGAGTGCGAAGAGCTTCTCTCAGAAAAGCTCGATTGGGATTTGATAATAGAGCTTGCCAATTACCATGCAGTTTCGCCTGTCATCTATCGCAACCTCAAATATCTGGATGCCATCGCTCTTTTAGCTCCCGAACACTCAAAGGCTCTCCGCAAAGAATACCACGCCAATTTTATCAAAAACACAACGTTAATAGAGCAGTTCGGCATTCTGAAAAAAGAGATTTTTTCAGCCGGTCTTAAATTCCTTCCCATCAAGGGAATCCTTTTTTTGTATCTTTTTCCTGAGCATACGGCGTTGAGGCAGATGTCTGACATAGATATCCTGATAAACCCTGACGATGCCCGTCAGTTCATAGATATAATATCAGCACACGGCTATGTTCCCAAAGGGGATACAAATCTTTTTAAAAAATTCGGCAATGAAATTTCTCTTACCAAAGAAGTCAATAAGATCTTCATTCATATAGAATTGCAGTGCAGGGTAAAAGCCCTCAATGAGAAGCTCTGGTTCGATTTCGGCAGTGTTATGCAGGGCTCTTCATTCGATGCGGAATTAGCTTTATATCTCCCATCTCCGGCTGATTCATTCATGATGAATTTCATTCATATTCAGAAACATATCTATCAGGGGAAGGAGATATTCAAATGGATTGCCTCAGATGCTGAGTTCCTGAGAAGATATTTGTCCTCCTCTGAAATTGAAACTCTTTCAGAACGCCTTGGACTTTCGTATAGAAAAAAATTTCTCCGCTATTGCAGACAGCTTGACGCATGGTTTGATCTTGGGAAGTTTGAACACCCGGATGAGCTTGAGGTCTTATCCCCTGCATTTGATTTCTCAAAGAAAGAGGAAAAAAATTTCTTAAAACTTGCAATAGGCACTTTTGCATATACGAGAGGGTTGAAGGAAAAGATATTGTTTGCTTTCAGCAGATTATCGCCGGGCACAGGGAAAGACACAAATGGCGATGAATCAGGAATCCGCAGCCGTCTGAAGCGAATCATGTATCTGATCAAAAAATTGTTCATAAGATGAGCGTGCCGTCATATAAATAATGCTTCAAAGTCCCTTGGAGTTATGATTTTAACGTCCTCATAGTATTTTATATCCAGCAGATCAGAGTCTCCTGTTACAAGATAATCTGCCTTTGCAGCAAAGGCACAGGCGAGGATGTTGTCATCATCAGAATCCCGGCAAATGTTAGAGATTTTGAGGTTGTGTTCTATGATTTCCTCAATTGCTTCACTAATGGGTTCCATTGCTAAGCTTATGTCATTATGTGAAAAGTGAAAT
The DNA window shown above is from Candidatus Schekmanbacteria bacterium and carries:
- a CDS encoding Gfo/Idh/MocA family oxidoreductase is translated as MINIAVAGCGYWGPNLIRNFIENRDCRVTHCCDSSKDSVDKVIRSYPSINGVNDYGEIISSPGIDAVVIATPVKTHFELSKKALMSGKHVLVEKPLAFTSGEAMELIELSEKMGKVLMTGHTFEFNPAVRMLKDIIRSTAVGSPLYFYSTRVNLGIIRDDINSMWNLAPHDISILIYLMEEFPVAVSAFGKSFIQKGIEDVVFMYIEFPSGTVAHVHTSWLDPSKVRKLTVVCEKKMVVYDDVDNEAKLKIYDKGFETKLATDGGIRDYIIRPRAGAIFIPKVDNTEPLKIECSHFIECIMGGKKPLTDGLNGMRVVNVLETAGESLRDGGVRKETNWKRLAL
- a CDS encoding N-acetyltransferase, with the protein product MISKTAIIHPNVRLGSNCTIEDFAVIGSLPSGVDEKKRSADERKLETIIGDNALIRSHTVIYAGNKIGDNFQTGNKANIRELNEIGDNVSIGTLSVIEHHVKIGNNVRIHSQAFIPEFTVLEDESWIGPNVVFTNVLHPLCPKAKECIKGATVKRCAKIGANSTILPDIVIGEGSLIGAGSVVTKDVPPFKVAAGNPAKVIKDVNELKCPYDLLSSHDQENDQEHDQKHDEKHEK
- the lhgO gene encoding L-2-hydroxyglutarate oxidase, encoding MLNTDILIAGAGIVGLSVAREIAARYPDITITILEKEPTLARHASGRNSGVLHAGFYYSPDSLKAKFVVDGNRLLTQYCLENGLSINRCGKVVVAKNENEIESLYELKRRGDSNGVAIEIVDEAGLSELEPNAKTVEKALYSPSTSTIIPSEVVECIGSSLMKKKNVRILFNERLLKRNGSASITTNSQKITFSHLINTAGLYADKVAHEFGAGMKYSLIPFKGLYLEYESPDLIRKHIYPVPDIDNPFLGMHFTKSADGHVKAGPTAIPAFWRENYSGLSNFSLSEALEILPVEAKLFAHNSFNFRKIAFEELRKYYRKNFISLASRLVKTIDERKFGRWLTPGIRAQLYNRKQCRLEMDFVVEEAENSTHVLNAVSPAFTCAFSFSRFVADEVEKRLNKKR
- the gmd gene encoding GDP-mannose 4,6-dehydratase, translated to MAKKALITGITGQDGAYLSKLLLEKGYEVYGAFRRTSDLHLERLKFLGIDKQINYVPFELLEFTNIYRTIEKLQPAEIYNLGAQSFVALSFEEPIFTSDVTGIGPLRVLEAIRAVNPKIKFYQASSSEMFGRVQEVPQNEKTPFYPRSPYAVSKAFGHHITVNYRESYKLFACSGILFNHESPLRGFEFVTRKISYGIAKIRCGLEKQIVLGNIDAKRDWGYAPEYVDAMWRMLQQKTADDYVVATGETHSVREFIEFAFKHININIVWKGKGVNEKGIDKKTGKAVVVLSPEFFRPAEVDLLIGDFSKAKNKLKWSPKTKFEELGRIMVESDIKRIENERR
- a CDS encoding nucleotidyltransferase family protein, yielding MRKESYNKFQFSPEYLFLTKFSAYTLTEKLKVECEELLSEKLDWDLIIELANYHAVSPVIYRNLKYLDAIALLAPEHSKALRKEYHANFIKNTTLIEQFGILKKEIFSAGLKFLPIKGILFLYLFPEHTALRQMSDIDILINPDDARQFIDIISAHGYVPKGDTNLFKKFGNEISLTKEVNKIFIHIELQCRVKALNEKLWFDFGSVMQGSSFDAELALYLPSPADSFMMNFIHIQKHIYQGKEIFKWIASDAEFLRRYLSSSEIETLSERLGLSYRKKFLRYCRQLDAWFDLGKFEHPDELEVLSPAFDFSKKEEKNFLKLAIGTFAYTRGLKEKILFAFSRLSPGTGKDTNGDESGIRSRLKRIMYLIKKLFIR
- a CDS encoding putative toxin-antitoxin system toxin component, PIN family; the protein is MIVVFDTNVFVASIITQGVCSKLLYRARSREFCLVACPFIMTEIRRVLSKKFHFSHNDISLAMEPISEAIEEIIEHNLKISNICRDSDDDNILACAFAAKADYLVTGDSDLLDIKYYEDVKIITPRDFEALFI